One window from the genome of Bradyrhizobium xenonodulans encodes:
- a CDS encoding glutathione S-transferase family protein, translated as MKLSFSPASPFARKVRIAAIELGLIDKIELTPATVAPGTVNEDYSKITPLKKLPVLITNDGDVILDSYVIVEYLNEMAGGSLIPDYGPRRWKAKTNHSLINGMLDSMLLCRYEKMVRPQGLQWQAWSDDHWNRAWTGMARFENMPDVLNGPFDISQIGLVCVLGYADFRFADCGWRKAYPKLDAFHQKMLERPSVKISVPPAA; from the coding sequence ATGAAACTCTCCTTCTCCCCCGCCTCGCCCTTTGCCCGCAAGGTGCGTATCGCCGCGATCGAGCTCGGGCTGATCGACAAGATCGAGCTGACGCCCGCAACCGTCGCACCGGGCACGGTCAACGAGGACTATTCGAAGATCACGCCGCTGAAGAAGCTGCCGGTGCTGATCACCAATGACGGCGATGTCATTCTGGATTCCTACGTCATCGTCGAATATCTCAACGAGATGGCCGGCGGCAGCCTGATCCCGGATTACGGTCCGCGCCGTTGGAAGGCCAAGACCAATCACTCGCTGATCAACGGCATGCTCGATTCCATGCTGCTGTGCCGCTACGAGAAAATGGTGCGGCCGCAGGGCCTGCAATGGCAGGCGTGGTCGGACGACCACTGGAACCGGGCCTGGACCGGCATGGCGCGCTTCGAGAACATGCCCGATGTCCTGAACGGCCCGTTCGACATCTCGCAGATCGGCCTCGTCTGCGTGCTCGGCTATGCCGACTTCCGCTTCGCCGATTGCGGCTGGCGCAAGGCCTATCCGAAGCTCGACGCCTTCCACCAGAAGATGCTGGAGAGGCCCTCCGTCAAGATCTCGGTGCCGCCGGCCGCGTAG
- a CDS encoding serine hydrolase domain-containing protein codes for MRDRLSRLTIFGASLAFALSVSAAHPRAESVSPGQPNQACGSPSPIDDGWKITSPDSVGMDGAQLCTIAARLGQRSTAVHSVVVVRHGKLVFEQYFAGYDQPWGQADGQYEFTATTKHDMRSASKSVTSLLIGIAIDRKLIAGVDEPVLKFFPDYTAVKQPGWDAVTLRHLLTMSSGITWDEARAWTDPKNDEPHLVTEPDPLGYVLSRPVAAPPDTLWTYNGGGTELLGNIVERVSGKPLEAFAREALFQPLDITDVEWKPYKNGKIAAASGLRLRPRDAAKIGQLVLNRGQWNGRQIVSADWIAQSITPRFQAVGYFGGTLFYGYQWWIGRSLVGDKEIKWIGAFGWGGQRIFVVPELDLVMMTTAAQYGQPKEGLAAIDILSNIVIPSVRDAH; via the coding sequence ATGCGTGATCGCCTCTCCCGTCTCACAATCTTCGGCGCGAGCCTCGCGTTCGCGCTCTCCGTCTCCGCCGCCCACCCACGGGCCGAGAGCGTGTCCCCTGGACAACCCAACCAGGCCTGCGGATCGCCGTCACCAATCGACGATGGCTGGAAGATCACCTCGCCCGACAGTGTCGGCATGGATGGCGCGCAGCTTTGCACCATCGCCGCGCGGCTCGGGCAGCGGTCAACCGCGGTCCATTCGGTCGTCGTCGTCAGGCATGGCAAGCTCGTCTTCGAGCAGTATTTTGCTGGCTACGACCAGCCCTGGGGACAGGCGGATGGCCAATACGAATTCACCGCAACGACGAAGCACGACATGCGCTCGGCATCCAAGAGCGTGACCTCACTGCTGATTGGAATTGCGATCGACCGCAAGCTCATCGCCGGCGTCGATGAGCCCGTTCTGAAATTCTTTCCCGACTACACAGCAGTGAAGCAGCCGGGATGGGACGCCGTCACGCTCCGCCATCTGCTGACGATGTCATCCGGCATCACATGGGACGAGGCGCGAGCCTGGACCGATCCTAAAAACGATGAGCCGCATCTCGTCACCGAGCCGGATCCGCTCGGCTATGTGTTATCGCGACCAGTCGCAGCACCGCCGGATACGCTATGGACCTATAATGGCGGCGGCACGGAGCTACTCGGCAACATCGTCGAGCGCGTCTCGGGAAAGCCGCTGGAGGCGTTCGCGCGCGAGGCGCTGTTTCAGCCGCTCGACATCACTGATGTCGAATGGAAGCCCTACAAGAACGGCAAGATCGCGGCGGCCTCGGGCCTGCGCTTGCGGCCGCGTGATGCGGCCAAGATCGGCCAGCTTGTGCTCAACCGCGGCCAGTGGAACGGCCGGCAGATCGTCTCGGCCGACTGGATCGCGCAATCGATCACGCCGCGCTTCCAGGCAGTCGGCTATTTCGGCGGCACGCTGTTTTATGGCTATCAATGGTGGATTGGACGCTCGCTGGTCGGCGACAAGGAGATCAAATGGATCGGCGCCTTCGGCTGGGGCGGCCAACGCATCTTCGTCGTGCCGGAGCTTGATCTCGTCATGATGACCACAGCCGCGCAGTACGGCCAGCCAAAGGAAGGCCTGGCCGCCATCGATATCCTCTCCAATATCGTCATTCCATCCGTGCGCGACGCGCATTGA
- a CDS encoding MBL fold metallo-hydrolase — protein sequence MSLKYTVGDLTIHRVIEQEAPFFPALEFIPGLTPEVLAENRAWMREAKALDDQDTLILCFQSYVVKTPHHTILIDSCIGNDKPRPQRPKWHMKTDDTYLRGLNAAGVSVDDIDFVMCTHLHVDHVGWNTRLENGRWVPTFPKARYVFARQEFDYWTAQNAKAEVPPFADSVLPVVEAGRHELVGNDHQIGDHIRILPTPGHTPGHVAFTIGRGKDDAVFSGDLIHSPLQTHYPELSMKFDVDQAQAAKTRRSFLERYCDTDTLCCTAHFPSPSVGKIRRKGSGFVCASV from the coding sequence ATGAGCCTGAAATACACGGTCGGCGATCTCACCATCCATCGTGTCATCGAGCAGGAAGCCCCGTTCTTCCCGGCGCTGGAGTTCATTCCCGGCCTGACGCCGGAAGTTCTGGCCGAAAACCGGGCGTGGATGCGCGAGGCCAAGGCGCTGGACGACCAGGACACCCTGATCCTCTGCTTCCAGTCCTATGTGGTGAAGACGCCGCATCACACCATCCTGATCGACAGCTGCATCGGCAACGACAAGCCGCGTCCGCAGCGGCCGAAATGGCACATGAAAACCGACGACACCTATCTGCGCGGGCTCAACGCTGCCGGCGTCTCGGTGGACGACATCGACTTTGTCATGTGCACGCATCTGCATGTCGATCACGTCGGCTGGAACACCCGGCTTGAGAACGGCCGCTGGGTGCCGACCTTCCCTAAGGCGCGTTACGTCTTTGCCAGGCAGGAATTCGACTACTGGACCGCGCAGAACGCGAAGGCCGAGGTGCCGCCCTTCGCCGACAGCGTGCTGCCGGTGGTCGAGGCGGGGCGCCACGAGCTCGTCGGCAACGACCACCAGATTGGCGATCACATTCGCATCCTGCCGACACCTGGCCACACGCCGGGTCATGTCGCCTTCACCATCGGACGCGGCAAGGACGATGCGGTGTTCTCCGGCGATCTGATCCACTCACCGTTGCAGACGCACTATCCGGAGCTGTCGATGAAGTTCGACGTCGATCAGGCGCAAGCCGCAAAGACGCGCCGCAGCTTTTTGGAACGCTATTGCGACACCGACACGCTGTGCTGCACCGCGCATTTTCCTTCGCCGTCGGTGGGAAAGATCCGGCGCAAGGGCAGCGGGTTCGTGTGTGCGTCGGTTTAA
- a CDS encoding alpha/beta hydrolase, with protein MTTLPDIPLPAGIRSRTVDGINGLRMHVLEAGFETKGRPCILLLHGFPELAFSWRKVMPALSAAGYHVIAPDQRGYGRTTGWTADYDGDLTPFSLLNLVRDALALVSAFGYRQVDLVGHDFGSPVAAWCALIRPDVFRSVALMSAPFGGAPTLPFNTVDAPAKPAAEDPVHRELAALPRPRKHYQWYYATRPANADMQHAPQGVHDFLRAYYHHKSADWTDNRPYPLTSWSAGELAKLPTYYVMDLHETMAETVAKEMPSPAAIAANQWLPDSDLAYYSAEYGRTGFQGGLQWYRYGTSGMLNSEMQLFAGRSIDVPSCFISGKQDWGTYQRPGVFEAMQGRGCTKMLGCHLVDGAGHWVQQEQPAEVGRLLLDFLMKARAA; from the coding sequence ATGACAACGCTCCCCGACATTCCCCTGCCCGCCGGCATCCGCTCGCGCACCGTCGACGGCATCAACGGCTTGCGCATGCATGTGCTGGAAGCCGGCTTCGAAACCAAGGGGCGGCCCTGCATCCTGTTGTTGCACGGCTTTCCCGAGCTTGCCTTCTCCTGGCGCAAGGTGATGCCAGCGCTCAGCGCGGCCGGCTATCACGTGATCGCGCCGGACCAGCGCGGCTATGGCCGCACCACGGGATGGACTGCCGATTACGACGGCGATCTCACGCCGTTCTCGCTTCTCAACCTGGTGCGCGACGCGCTCGCTTTGGTGTCGGCGTTCGGCTACAGGCAGGTCGATCTGGTCGGGCATGATTTCGGTAGCCCGGTCGCGGCGTGGTGCGCGCTGATCCGGCCCGACGTGTTTCGCTCGGTGGCGCTGATGAGCGCACCGTTCGGCGGCGCGCCAACTCTGCCCTTCAACACGGTTGATGCGCCGGCCAAGCCAGCTGCAGAGGACCCCGTGCATCGCGAGCTCGCCGCGCTGCCGCGCCCGCGAAAACACTATCAATGGTACTATGCGACACGCCCTGCCAACGCCGACATGCAGCACGCGCCGCAGGGCGTGCATGATTTCCTGCGCGCCTATTACCATCACAAGAGCGCGGACTGGACCGACAACAGGCCTTATCCGCTGACATCGTGGTCGGCGGGTGAGCTCGCAAAACTGCCGACCTACTACGTGATGGACCTGCACGAGACGATGGCGGAGACAGTTGCGAAAGAGATGCCCTCGCCCGCCGCGATCGCCGCCAACCAATGGCTGCCTGACAGCGACCTTGCCTATTACAGCGCCGAATACGGCCGCACCGGATTCCAGGGCGGGCTGCAATGGTATCGCTACGGCACGTCGGGCATGCTCAACAGCGAGATGCAGCTGTTTGCGGGCCGCAGCATCGACGTGCCCTCCTGCTTCATCTCGGGCAAGCAGGATTGGGGCACCTATCAGCGCCCCGGCGTGTTCGAGGCGATGCAGGGACGCGGATGCACGAAGATGCTCGGCTGCCATCTCGTCGACGGCGCCGGCCATTGGGTGCAGCAGGAGCAGCCGGCCGAGGTCGGCCGGCTCCTGCTCGATTTCCTGATGAAGGCCCGCGCCGCCTGA
- the mbfA gene encoding iron exporter MbfA, which produces MKTFADLTEREVLAVAIASEEEDSRIYMSFAEDLRERYPDTAKIFEEMAEEERGHRHRLLKLYEERFGQHLPPIRREDVKGFLRRRPIWLTKNLPLDTIRKEVETMELEAERFYARAAEQAEDVGVRRLLGDLAEEEKQHENRAVALTDEILKPDVRAEEDRTRRRMFVLQYVQPGLAGLMDGSVSTLAPLFAAAFATHQNWQAFLVGLAASIGAGISMGFAEALSDDGLLSGRGSPWLRGITCGVMTTLGGLGHTLPYLVPDSWANAFWIATGIAGVVVFFELWAIAFIRARYMDTPFLQAVFQIVLGGAIVLAVGILIGAA; this is translated from the coding sequence GTGAAGACTTTTGCCGATCTGACCGAGCGCGAGGTGCTTGCGGTCGCGATTGCCTCCGAGGAGGAGGACAGTCGCATCTACATGAGCTTTGCCGAGGACCTCCGCGAGCGTTACCCGGACACGGCAAAAATATTCGAGGAGATGGCCGAGGAGGAACGCGGCCACCGGCATCGCTTGCTCAAGCTCTACGAAGAGCGCTTCGGCCAGCACCTGCCGCCGATCCGCCGCGAGGACGTCAAAGGCTTTCTCCGCCGCCGTCCGATCTGGCTGACCAAGAATCTGCCGCTCGACACGATCCGCAAGGAGGTCGAGACCATGGAACTCGAGGCCGAGCGGTTCTACGCGCGCGCCGCCGAGCAGGCCGAGGATGTCGGCGTGCGCCGCCTGCTCGGTGATCTCGCCGAAGAGGAGAAGCAACATGAGAACCGCGCCGTCGCGCTGACCGACGAGATCCTCAAGCCCGACGTGCGCGCCGAGGAAGACCGCACGCGGCGGCGGATGTTCGTGCTGCAATATGTGCAGCCGGGCCTCGCAGGCCTGATGGACGGATCGGTCTCGACGCTGGCGCCGCTGTTCGCGGCCGCCTTCGCCACGCACCAGAACTGGCAGGCGTTCCTGGTCGGCCTTGCCGCCTCGATCGGCGCCGGCATCAGCATGGGCTTTGCCGAGGCGCTGTCCGACGACGGATTGCTCAGCGGGCGCGGCTCGCCATGGCTGCGCGGCATCACCTGCGGCGTGATGACGACGCTCGGCGGGCTCGGCCACACCCTGCCGTATCTCGTGCCCGACAGCTGGGCCAATGCATTCTGGATCGCGACGGGAATCGCCGGCGTGGTCGTGTTCTTCGAATTGTGGGCAATCGCCTTCATCCGCGCGCGCTACATGGACACGCCGTTCTTGCAGGCGGTGTTCCAGATCGTGCTCGGCGGCGCCATCGTGCTGGCGGTGGGGATATTGATCGGGGCGGCGTAG
- a CDS encoding NUDIX hydrolase translates to MMRPFDDATRRNIAGACAAFTRLPEDDASSALKRAAVAVTLTAAREGDDTAFLLTLRASHLRAHRGQWALPGGRCDAGETPVEAALRELEEELGLRLTSAEVLGTLDDYPTRSGYLITPVVVWAADSGAIRPNPEEVASVHRIALDTIEREEAFDFTAIPESTRRVIRFHHQMSLIHAPTAALIYQFREVLAGRHTRVTELEQPVFAWK, encoded by the coding sequence ATGATGAGACCGTTCGACGATGCCACACGGCGGAATATCGCAGGCGCCTGCGCGGCCTTCACGCGCCTGCCGGAGGATGACGCGTCATCGGCGCTGAAGCGCGCTGCCGTGGCGGTCACGCTGACCGCGGCACGCGAAGGCGATGACACCGCGTTCCTGCTCACATTGCGCGCATCGCATCTGCGCGCCCACCGCGGCCAATGGGCCCTGCCGGGCGGACGCTGCGATGCCGGCGAGACGCCGGTCGAGGCGGCGCTGCGCGAGCTCGAGGAGGAGCTGGGCCTTCGTCTCACGAGCGCGGAGGTGCTCGGCACGCTCGACGATTATCCGACCCGTTCGGGCTATCTGATCACGCCGGTCGTGGTCTGGGCCGCCGATAGTGGCGCGATCCGGCCCAACCCCGAGGAGGTCGCATCCGTCCATCGGATCGCGCTCGACACGATCGAGCGCGAGGAGGCGTTCGATTTCACCGCAATTCCCGAAAGCACGCGCCGCGTGATCCGCTTCCATCACCAGATGAGCCTGATCCACGCGCCGACGGCGGCGCTGATCTACCAGTTCCGCGAGGTGCTGGCGGGACGGCACACCCGCGTCACCGAGCTGGAACAGCCGGTGTTCGCCTGGAAATAA
- a CDS encoding PaaI family thioesterase, with amino-acid sequence MTNKAAARLKSDGWSVLETTGFMHLIGPLWEREVDGQYEFALATEDKHHNRRGMVQGGVMMTFADRTCGMTARYVSGKEFMATVQLDTHFVEAGKIGDILISRPRVVRSTRSLIFMSTEVTVDDRCIVMANGVFKILKGPA; translated from the coding sequence ATGACCAACAAGGCCGCCGCAAGGCTCAAATCAGACGGCTGGAGCGTCCTGGAGACCACGGGCTTCATGCACCTGATCGGCCCGCTGTGGGAGCGCGAGGTCGACGGCCAGTACGAATTCGCGCTCGCCACCGAGGACAAGCATCACAACCGCCGCGGCATGGTCCAGGGCGGCGTGATGATGACATTCGCGGACCGCACCTGCGGCATGACCGCCCGCTACGTCTCCGGCAAGGAGTTCATGGCGACGGTGCAGCTCGACACCCATTTCGTCGAAGCCGGCAAGATCGGCGACATCCTGATCTCCCGCCCCCGCGTGGTGCGCTCGACCCGCAGCCTGATCTTCATGAGCACCGAGGTGACGGTGGATGATCGCTGTATCGTGATGGCGAACGGCGTGTTCAAGATCTTGAAGGGGCCGGCGTAG
- a CDS encoding aldo/keto reductase, translated as MQYRQLGRSGLKVSPICLGSMMFGGPTDEAASKRIIDKAHGAGINFIDTADAYSKGASEEVVGRAIAGNRHAWVLATKLANPMGNDPNRVGLSRRWVLQAADESLKRLGTDHIDIYYLHKEDHATPLEETVRAMGDLIRAGKVRYFGVSNYRAWRVAEICNICDRLGIDRPVVSQPYYNAMNRMPEVEHFPACSYYGLGIVPYSPLARGVLTGKYKPDAAPDKETRAGRNDTRMMQTEWRPESLKLAQEIKTHAEKKGITAGQFAVAWVLNSAFVSSIVAGPRTEEQWDGYISAPDYRFTADDEALIDRLVVPGHPSTPGYNDPAYPIEGRRARTI; from the coding sequence ATGCAGTACCGCCAGCTCGGCCGCAGCGGCCTGAAAGTATCGCCGATCTGTCTGGGCAGCATGATGTTCGGCGGGCCGACCGATGAGGCCGCATCGAAGCGGATCATCGACAAGGCGCATGGGGCCGGAATCAACTTCATCGACACCGCGGACGCCTATTCGAAAGGCGCCTCCGAAGAGGTCGTCGGCCGCGCCATCGCCGGCAACCGCCACGCCTGGGTGCTCGCGACGAAGCTTGCAAACCCCATGGGTAACGATCCCAATCGCGTCGGCCTGTCGCGGCGCTGGGTGCTGCAGGCCGCCGACGAGAGCCTGAAACGGCTCGGCACCGACCACATCGACATCTATTATCTGCACAAGGAAGACCATGCGACGCCGCTGGAGGAGACGGTGCGCGCGATGGGCGATCTGATCCGTGCGGGCAAGGTGCGCTATTTCGGCGTCTCAAACTACCGCGCCTGGCGCGTCGCCGAAATCTGCAACATCTGCGACCGGCTCGGCATCGACCGACCGGTGGTGAGCCAGCCTTATTACAACGCCATGAACCGCATGCCCGAGGTCGAGCATTTTCCGGCCTGCTCTTACTACGGCCTTGGCATCGTGCCCTATAGCCCGCTGGCGCGCGGCGTGCTCACCGGCAAGTACAAGCCGGATGCCGCCCCGGACAAGGAGACGCGCGCGGGCCGCAACGACACCCGCATGATGCAGACCGAATGGCGGCCGGAATCGCTCAAGCTCGCCCAGGAGATCAAGACTCACGCCGAGAAGAAAGGCATCACCGCCGGCCAGTTCGCCGTCGCCTGGGTGCTGAACTCCGCCTTCGTCTCCTCGATCGTCGCAGGTCCCCGCACCGAGGAGCAGTGGGACGGCTACATCAGCGCGCCCGACTATCGCTTCACCGCCGATGACGAAGCGCTGATCGACCGGCTGGTCGTGCCGGGCCATCCCTCGACGCCGGGCTACAACGACCCGGCCTATCCGATCGAAGGACGCCGCGCGCGGACGATTTGA
- a CDS encoding tetratricopeptide repeat protein — translation MPHEDRYGLPLSTFSDEAASAYREGVDLMLAGWTRTAETLERAIAADPDFALPHIARARVHAFYQQGDLARSKAAMARELVARRGTERERSHVETLALAIEGRLPEATASTLKHVEAWPRDAVVLSLPLGAFGLFAFSGMADHDRARHELCERIAQHYGEDWWFLTMSGWAMTENGDVARGRAVTERGFDLRRANAHAAHAVLHAMFEDGSIEAADRLVDEWIPTYDRAGILHGHIRWHQALGALEHGDAARALAIYADVLQPSATQAPPLNVVTDAASLLWRLSAYGHAVPKALWLDADAAAQKLFPKSSLAFADVHMALFAAATQNREALAARLAVIEQRLGDGKLPAGPVVPAICRALAAFADEDYASCVQTLAPVLEEVVRIGGSHAQRELIEDTFIVALMRGGELPRARTLLDARLHRRPSLRDTRWQATTA, via the coding sequence ATGCCTCACGAAGACCGCTACGGCCTGCCGCTCTCCACTTTTTCAGACGAGGCGGCCTCCGCCTATCGCGAGGGCGTCGACCTCATGCTCGCGGGCTGGACCCGCACGGCGGAGACGCTGGAACGCGCGATCGCGGCCGACCCGGATTTCGCGCTTCCGCACATTGCCCGCGCCCGCGTGCATGCGTTCTACCAGCAGGGCGATCTCGCACGAAGCAAGGCGGCGATGGCGCGCGAGCTCGTCGCCAGGCGCGGCACCGAGCGCGAGCGCTCCCATGTCGAGACGCTGGCGCTGGCCATCGAGGGCCGGCTCCCCGAAGCGACCGCATCGACGCTGAAGCACGTCGAGGCCTGGCCACGCGATGCCGTCGTGCTGTCGCTGCCGCTCGGCGCCTTCGGCCTGTTCGCCTTCTCAGGCATGGCCGATCACGACCGCGCGCGGCATGAGCTGTGCGAGCGCATCGCGCAGCATTATGGCGAGGACTGGTGGTTCCTCACCATGTCCGGCTGGGCCATGACCGAGAACGGCGACGTCGCGCGCGGCCGCGCCGTCACCGAGCGCGGTTTTGACCTGCGCCGGGCGAACGCGCATGCCGCCCACGCCGTGCTGCATGCGATGTTCGAGGACGGCTCGATCGAAGCGGCCGACCGCCTCGTCGACGAATGGATTCCGACCTACGACCGCGCAGGGATTCTGCACGGCCATATCCGCTGGCATCAGGCGCTCGGCGCCCTCGAGCATGGCGATGCGGCGCGGGCGCTTGCGATCTATGCCGACGTGCTCCAGCCTTCCGCCACGCAGGCGCCGCCGCTCAACGTCGTCACCGACGCCGCCTCGCTGCTCTGGCGCCTGTCGGCGTACGGCCACGCGGTCCCGAAGGCGCTCTGGCTCGATGCCGACGCTGCCGCGCAAAAGCTGTTTCCGAAATCGAGCCTGGCCTTCGCCGACGTTCACATGGCGCTGTTCGCGGCGGCGACGCAAAACCGCGAGGCGCTGGCCGCGCGGCTTGCCGTGATCGAGCAGCGGCTCGGCGACGGCAAGCTGCCGGCCGGCCCCGTGGTGCCGGCGATCTGCCGCGCGCTCGCAGCCTTTGCCGATGAGGATTACGCCTCATGCGTGCAAACGCTGGCGCCTGTCCTCGAGGAGGTGGTGCGCATCGGCGGCAGCCACGCCCAGCGCGAGCTGATCGAGGACACTTTTATCGTTGCCCTGATGCGCGGCGGCGAGTTGCCGCGCGCCCGCACCTTGCTCGATGCCCGTCTGCACCGCCGACCCTCCCTTCGCGATACGCGCTGGCAGGCGACGACGGCCTGA
- a CDS encoding CoA transferase subunit A, with amino-acid sequence MTEIVALEALVARIAPRQSLAIPVDSSGVAMAATAALLEAGIRDLGLICVPVSGLQADLLIGAGAIASLETSAVSLGEAGAAPRFVSGVKSGAFTLRDSTCPAIFAGLLAAQKGVPFMPIAGIIGSDLLNVRPDWRVIDSPVGEARKVVVVPAISPDVALFHAPEADRAGNVRIGRHRELANLAYAAKRTLVTVERIVDRNLLDTEDSAAGVLPSLYVDTIAVAARGAWPLALWDEYPADEAEVARYAAMARSEDGFRAYLSAFLSHRKQAA; translated from the coding sequence ATGACCGAGATCGTTGCGCTGGAGGCGCTGGTCGCGCGCATTGCGCCGAGGCAATCGCTGGCCATTCCCGTCGACAGCTCCGGCGTCGCGATGGCGGCGACCGCGGCGCTGTTAGAGGCCGGTATCCGTGATCTCGGCCTGATCTGCGTGCCGGTCTCCGGCCTCCAGGCCGATCTCCTGATCGGCGCCGGCGCCATCGCCTCGCTCGAAACCAGCGCGGTGTCGCTGGGCGAGGCCGGCGCCGCGCCACGCTTCGTATCGGGCGTCAAGAGCGGTGCCTTCACGTTACGCGACTCCACCTGTCCCGCGATCTTCGCCGGCCTGCTCGCCGCGCAGAAGGGCGTGCCGTTCATGCCGATCGCCGGCATCATCGGCAGCGATCTCCTCAACGTGCGGCCGGACTGGCGGGTGATCGACAGCCCGGTCGGCGAGGCGCGCAAGGTGGTCGTGGTGCCCGCGATCTCGCCTGACGTCGCGCTGTTTCATGCGCCCGAGGCCGACCGCGCCGGCAATGTCCGCATCGGCCGCCACCGCGAGCTCGCCAACCTCGCCTATGCCGCCAAGCGCACGCTGGTCACCGTGGAACGCATCGTCGACCGCAATCTGCTGGACACGGAAGACTCGGCCGCCGGCGTGCTGCCCTCGCTCTATGTCGACACCATCGCAGTCGCCGCGCGCGGCGCCTGGCCGCTGGCGCTGTGGGACGAATATCCGGCCGACGAAGCCGAGGTCGCACGCTATGCGGCGATGGCACGCAGCGAGGACGGCTTTCGCGCCTATCTCTCGGCTTTCCTGTCGCATCGCAAGCAGGCGGCCTGA
- a CDS encoding CoA-transferase, whose protein sequence is MSTERERREILIATIADLLDGIRHVAVGASSPIPAAGAMLLRARNERDGKPPVRISILGSQKHNFFTNGGIELFDCAAQGRVDAFFLGGGQIDGEGNINLVGTGDYPTSSVRWPGSFGSAYLYHLIPRVILFREEHTPRVLVPKADFVSARAITPDVPRRGGPHALLTNMALFDFNREVGGFSLRSVHPPFTPADIRDNTGFDYAEPEAVRETQRPDAATLALLRGKVLDELAETYPAFARTMKQAA, encoded by the coding sequence ATGTCGACTGAGCGCGAACGGCGCGAAATCCTGATCGCCACCATTGCCGACCTGCTCGATGGCATCCGTCACGTCGCGGTCGGCGCGTCATCGCCGATCCCCGCGGCAGGCGCGATGCTGCTGCGCGCGCGCAACGAACGCGACGGCAAGCCGCCGGTGCGCATCTCGATCCTGGGATCGCAGAAGCATAATTTCTTCACCAATGGCGGCATCGAGCTGTTCGACTGCGCGGCGCAAGGCCGGGTCGACGCCTTCTTTCTCGGCGGCGGCCAGATCGACGGCGAAGGCAACATCAACCTGGTCGGCACCGGCGATTATCCCACCAGCAGCGTGCGCTGGCCCGGCTCGTTCGGTTCAGCCTATCTCTATCATCTCATTCCGCGCGTGATCCTGTTTCGCGAGGAGCACACCCCGCGCGTGCTGGTGCCGAAGGCCGATTTCGTCAGCGCGCGGGCGATCACGCCGGACGTCCCACGGCGGGGCGGACCGCATGCGCTCCTGACCAACATGGCGCTGTTCGACTTCAATCGTGAGGTGGGCGGCTTCTCCCTGCGCTCGGTCCACCCGCCCTTCACCCCGGCCGACATCCGGGACAATACCGGCTTCGACTATGCCGAGCCGGAGGCGGTGCGCGAAACGCAACGGCCCGACGCCGCGACCCTGGCGCTGCTGCGCGGCAAAGTTCTCGACGAACTCGCTGAGACTTACCCGGCATTTGCGCGGACCATGAAGCAGGCCGCGTAA